In Cicer arietinum cultivar CDC Frontier isolate Library 1 unplaced genomic scaffold, Cicar.CDCFrontier_v2.0 Ca_scaffold_5835_v2.0, whole genome shotgun sequence, the sequence NNNNNNNNNNNNNNNNNNNNNNNNNNNNNNNNNNNNNNNNNNNNNNNNNNNNNNNNNNNNNNNNNNNNNNNNactaaatctctaaaaacaagaaaatttctaaacacctaattcacccccactcTTAAGCGCACTTCTGTACTTACAATCTGAAAGCTTGGTGTTTCATGTCCCCCAATATCCATAGAAAAGGATGAGCCTTGATGGTACTCTTCCTCTGGCGGATGTAAATTCCTTGGAATAATGCCCGGATCACGCGAGGATGTAAGAAAGAGAAGAATCAGCACCTATAAACATAAATTACAGGGTTAAATCAAGCTCTAGgaaatcagaaagaaaaaaaaagtttaaaggaAATCAACATCTCAATGAGTTTTCTCCAAGAATATAGGTTCAATGACAGGAAATTATAGAATCAAAACAGGCCAAAACCTTACTTTAGAAAGTAGGTAAAAATGTACTAATATTTCTATGCCATTGATTTGGTATAAGATTGTATACATCTGACACATTCTATTAGGATATTCAATTTCATCAACAACAAAAGGtcacaaataaaatacaaacttGTTTTACAGctatagaaataaataattgttgttTCAAGATCAATCTACTCAAGCATCtacataattatttgttctTTGTTTGCTAATAAATCTGCTaattaaactcttttttttttgtaatcgAATTGTTCCCTTGATTAGATCACAAGCAAATGCCTATCAGCCTATGAAAAGATCACAGGGATTTAAGAAAAAGTAGCTTAGATTTATCCTTGGTTCGTTTATTCCTATCATTCCTTGCATTTTTTGTGAGAGCTTATTATTGGAAAGATCTTCACATTTGGTACTCATGTTGAAAAGAATATCAAGGGTTTCCATAATAAAAATTTGCAAGCACGACCAACTGGCAAATCTCAACATGTTGGCATTAGATCTGCCTGCTTCCTGGTGAAATATTCCTCACGTGATTTCGTTTTTCAAGTGCTACCCTACTTAGTGGGATAAGGCTTTAATATTCTTGTTGCTATTTCCTTCATGATTACCAACCAGTGCGTTCTGAGAGTACGTGGTATCATTTCTACTGAGTATCAGAAGAAAGTTTTCTCATAACACAAAAGTTTGTTCTACCAAATAAAGATTTCGTGCTGTTGAAAGTTATGGTTAGAGAAAAACACGATGAAACAAAATATTGAGATGACAAATactgcaaaaaaataaaatgagctGCCAAAGAGGcaaaaaaaaaacgaaacaGATAAATATTCAATAGATTCACATAATAACTCAACAATGCCATGTATTAGTCATGATCATGAATAAAAGTTCTAAATATTTTCTGATTCACCTATGCATATGGTAAAATATGTTGTCAAATATATTTGTCAATTAATTTAGAATAATCAATTACTAGATGTGGCCAAGTTGGGGACTTAATCAATTTCTTGAGAGGTGGTGCTACAGTTTCTAGAGATGCTAGAGATGGCCGACTCACCATCAAGTGTGTATGAAAATGAGTTCATGCAAGGCTCTCACGCAAAAGCCCTGTAGGGTTGAACCTCTGTAGCGGAGCGTGGCGTACCCGTGACCCTCtttaattgattgtaaatcaaCCGATAAAGAAATAAATGTAAATAGTATAACACGACTTCACAAAAACTTGATAATTCTTTCAATACATGTGATGTCACCAACAAATTGTTGTCAACTTTATGACTTACGAAGTTAAACAAAAAAGGGGGAAACACGGAAAAGGGAGATAGGGCAGGAGAGAGGAAAGGAATATTTAGATGATACCGTAGAATGCAAGTTATGTACAACTGCAACatgagataataaaaaaatatagactatGGGGCATATAAAATAACAGGTACCACCGTAACAGGCATGTGTGAGTGTTAAGACATAAAAtgacaaagaaagaaaaaactttgTAGAACTTACATAAATATTAAAGAGAACTGCCACCACCAAAATAGCATATCCTGCATTATATGAAGAAAATTCATGCCGCAGATGCCTTACTACAAATACGCAGAAGATAATAACCGGAACTATAACCAGCAACAAACTGACAAGCAATGACTTAGCATCAGGCCCAAATATCAACCTTCCTCCAAATATGAATTTCTGCATAAGATTAGAAGAAGTTTGAAGTCAAATAAGACTTTAATACATGACAGAAAATAGTTCATTAAAAAGTAACACTTCTTAAGTTAGCAGAACACAGAAGCATCAAGCATGTCATTACTAGAAGATGACTTTAGAAATAATTGTTTGCTGAAAACATAAGGCAAGATAAGAAGAGAAGAAAAGAGAGAATAGAAATTCATAATAAGACAATATTAGATTCATATGGTTTATTATGACATGTCAGAATATTAATCAGATGATCCTATTTATATAAGTAATAGGTCATGTAATAGTGAACTAAGTATTACAAGTTCAAGCCCAAACCAATAGAAGAATAAATTTACTAACCgtaataaataaggtaacaaaAAGCAGACCCAATAAACTTCATTAACCATGTGAATATTGCTTGCataattagataattaatttgctCCATAATATATTCTGAAGATCTTTTAACATACTTAAAAGATATATGGTAGATATTCCAAGATATTTGTTGATACTCTGATATACTTTTAAACAAAAGCCGAAGAGTATTAATATTTTCCATAAAACATTACATTTTTAAGAGGAACATAGATTGGTTTCTTCGCAAGAAAGAGAGTACAATCAGAGGTGGATAAGGAATCCTCTTTACTCAAACAGAAACAACAAAATGAGCTGAACTGGCttataaatataacatatagTTCAATCTCTCAACATAGGAGTAGAGTAATAGATGATCCCATGAAGCAATGATGACCCTGTCCCACAGAGAAGCCCTGAATACAATACTCTATAATAACAATCGCAAAGGGAGAGAGAAATACACCCTTGAAAATATGGACATTTCTCTTCTCTCCAATCAAATCCACTAGAGACCTACCCAAAGCACACTGTCTTAAAATCTTAGGCTGCTTGTTTGATCGAAGATCTTTAAAGCATATAAAAGAACAATTTCTCCAAGGAGAGAGGATAACCAATGTTAAGGCAACAACCCAAAACATGTATTCTATAAGGATGCTGGCCTACAATGCAGAATAACCGGGCCATTGCCTACATAATAATCACAGGACGGGCAAGTGAAGCATTTGAGTCTTCACTGTGCAGTATATAATTAGTCTTATTCAGCACCAAAGTcccatcaaatattttttattcgaGGGACTCTTGTCCCTCACTCCTTACAAATAGGTTTACTGGGGTAAAAGGGAATCGACTGGAAAATGTTTAAAATGTGAGAaaagttttaattaaaatgatgcTATAAGAGGTAGAGGTACTGACACTCGACTGGTGAAGACCTAATCAAAAGGGAgtgaaaaaaggaagaaattaaTAAGAGATTCTTTATACCTAATTTAAGCTGTTTTTCTTAGGTAGATTTTTAGGCTGATCTAAAGGGGGATATCCTTCCTTTCCTATACATCTACTGTATTTATACATACAGGGCAATAACCTTTACATTCGACATTCAAAAATTTacagaaaaatatttgaatgttATGAAACCAAGCCAACTATGGCAGGAGAAGCTGTCAAAAGCAAAGGATTAATGAACTCTGAGACTTCCTATGAAGGACAAGGGCTATCTCCGCCATGGACTCTAGTGGACTTGGAAATTCGCCCTTCCTGGGCAGGTTCTATCAAATTAAATTGGTGACTGATGGCAAGGAGAATATGAGTTCTTCCACCACTGGTGAGACAAAGAAGCCACTGACAACTGGTTCTGCTTTTTTCTACATAAgtggaaataaataaaaaagatggtTTAGGACTTTTGAGTTCCACAAGTCATTCATTGGAAATCCTACCGATTCTTTCTGACAGAAAAATAGGATCAGCAGTCACACCAATCAAAATAGGACtccaatttcaaaataaaataataacagaGAAATTCAGGGTAACCACTGTGGAAAAGATGTAAGAATCCCTTCATAGGTGGTTTGGGCATGTGTGGAGAAGACCTGTACTGGCATCATTAAGGAGGGTAAATGGAGGGTAGTCCAATAATTAGAAACCAGAGATTTGGATTTAAATGGTATTACATTAGATATGATTCCCAATAGCATGTAATGGCATCATTTAATCCATGTATCTGATGTTACCTAATTGGAGAAGGCTTTAGTAGTAGATGTTATGGTCCTAGTAACCCAATGTCATGTGTGATCCAATTTGGTGTGTGTGGTTGATTTTAACATGATGTTCTTACCAAAGAGCAGGGGAAGGAATCTAGTAGTACAATATCCATCAGGTTTGACATCATTCAAGAGAGTGATTACCAAAATATTCTGCTTTCTAATGCATGCTAAACTTGTCCtattttaattctaattaaaaaattaacctAACTGCATCAGAGGAGCACTAACATACTGTGGTTGTCATTTCGATAGACACCAGTTAACTAAAATGTCGAGACTTGAGACGTTGTTAAGAAAAAGTTAAAGGTTTGAATCATGAGGTTCTCTACAAACTAGTTTCTAAAACTTCCTTGCTCATGAAGTTAAGTATTTTCTTTTTGGAAAGGATCTATAATACTTTTAAGATATTCATAATAACAAAAGTTAATATAGCAATTCACTCAAACAAATATCATGAAACACAAATAGTATTTCCTATCATGAGTTATGATATGTATCATCTATGATCTATCTCAATTCCATTAACCAAAAATACACATGTACCTTGACCAGATGGTTTAGCATAAGAAGAAAATACTGTTGAAACTATATAGCTTTATTACTCATTCGTCCATGAGAAAAACCAGTGCTCCAAGTGAAGAATAATGCTTTAAATTAACTAAGGCAACACAAGACTAGTGTATTGCTTCACACGGTTTTTGCCTAGAATAAAGACAGTACAAACCTCTATCTAGATCAATTAGACCAATAATATACCAACGATAGTATCAATTCAAATAATCACATTACTTTATTATTCCAACCAACTCTATAAAGAATCGCTATCAAGATTCTATCAGTTTAGCGGCAAAGTCAGGATTCCTCACACAAACCGACACATGACAATGATTACAGAAGATGGTTAAAGAGTTCATTTGAAGTTGTTCCATTTTGAAAGCATAATCACACCTCACCAGGTCagcaaacacacacacacacacacctagttcctaaattatgaaattaaacTCCAAGTTAAAGTTTTTCCCTCATCACTCCCACTTTGAACTTTCAAGCAACAACGAGAACAGCGTTAGAAACCAAAACCCATCATTACTAATTATAAACAAGGAAAAAGGGTCAGACTTTATTTAAATCTTAATTTCTATTTCCCCGTGAGACACAGCAACTCGCCAAGATTAGCCTACAGTTTTGACCTAACTAGACAAGAATAACATATTGCTTCACATGACCAGTTATTAATCAGGAGATGGTACAAAGTCAAGTAGCCACAACGTTAAATTATTCTTTCAACTGGTTCCAACAATGAACAACAATCAAGGCACCATAAACTAACAAAGTCAAACTTCCTCACAAATAGACACAAAAGTAGCTACAGAAAACAGACAAACGACTCATTCTTCATTGCACAATTCTGAAAGCACATAATCTCACTCCACCAACTCATCACATCAATTGCCCAAGACAATGATTAAAACTACATAGTTTGTAGAAAACCAACAAACAAGAAGACCAATTGTTGATTAGAAGATGGTAAAGAGTCAAATAATCGCATTAACTTCTTTTTCAACTGACGCTTCCAATGAACCACAATCAAGGCTC encodes:
- the LOC101507493 gene encoding protein S-acyltransferase 8-like, translating into MLNHLVKKFIFGGRLIFGPDAKSLLVSLLLVIVPVIIFCVFVVRHLRHEFSSYNAGYAILVVAVLFNIYVLILLFLTSSRDPGIIPRNLHPPEEEYHQGSSFSMDIGGHETPSFQIVSTEVRLRVGVN